Proteins encoded by one window of Palaeococcus ferrophilus DSM 13482:
- a CDS encoding Nif3-like dinuclear metal center hexameric protein, whose amino-acid sequence MKRDEVVKFLDGYLNISAYPDKSSNGLQVEGKEEVERVAFAVDATLRTIERAAKGGADMLIVHHGMIWGGIDYVTGIHYKRLKALISSGINLYVAHLPLDAHPEVGNNVGLLGLLGLEPKGPFGEYRGLSVGFWGEFDEPQPMEKVAQIIAEKLNTEVKTYEFGKREVKTVGAVSGEGAFALEEAHRRGIDLLITGEFGHADYLTAQDMEQSVLVAGHYKTETLGVKALMDVLRGRLGLDAIFIDDPTGL is encoded by the coding sequence TTGAAGCGCGACGAAGTTGTGAAGTTTCTCGATGGGTACCTCAACATAAGCGCGTATCCGGACAAATCGAGCAACGGCCTCCAGGTCGAGGGGAAGGAGGAAGTGGAGAGGGTGGCCTTCGCCGTGGATGCTACCCTCAGAACCATCGAGAGGGCCGCTAAAGGCGGTGCCGACATGCTGATAGTCCACCACGGCATGATCTGGGGGGGCATAGATTACGTCACGGGGATACACTACAAACGCCTGAAGGCGCTCATCTCCTCTGGAATTAACCTCTATGTGGCCCATCTCCCCCTCGATGCCCATCCGGAGGTGGGGAACAACGTTGGACTCCTCGGGTTGCTCGGCCTTGAACCCAAGGGACCCTTTGGAGAGTACAGGGGGCTAAGCGTGGGCTTCTGGGGGGAGTTCGATGAGCCCCAGCCGATGGAGAAGGTCGCCCAGATAATCGCGGAAAAGCTCAACACGGAGGTAAAAACCTACGAGTTCGGAAAGCGGGAGGTCAAAACCGTCGGGGCGGTCAGCGGAGAGGGTGCCTTCGCCCTCGAAGAGGCCCACCGGAGGGGCATAGACCTCCTCATCACGGGGGAGTTCGGCCACGCGGACTATCTGACGGCGCAGGATATGGAGCAGAGCGTCCTTGTTGCCGGCCACTACAAGACGGAGACCCTCGGCGTTAAGGCCCTCATGGACGTCCTCAGGGGGCGCCTTGGGCTGGATGCTATCTTCATAGACGACCCCACGGGGCTGTGA
- a CDS encoding FeoC-like transcriptional regulator, giving the protein MGKLEKALELIKSGVRTPEALAERLNTSTEEVDGMLKILESLGYIERVEIGPSCESCPLKKICPGSCIVFKGNVYELGKKAFSLDGDDDF; this is encoded by the coding sequence ATGGGTAAGCTCGAAAAAGCCCTAGAGCTCATAAAAAGCGGCGTCAGAACACCGGAGGCGCTGGCGGAGAGGCTGAACACCAGTACCGAAGAGGTCGATGGGATGCTGAAGATACTCGAGAGCCTCGGCTACATCGAGAGGGTCGAGATAGGCCCATCATGCGAGAGCTGCCCCCTGAAGAAAATCTGTCCGGGGAGCTGCATCGTCTTCAAGGGGAACGTCTATGAGCTCGGGAAAAAGGCCTTCTCTCTCGATGGGGACGATGATTTTTAA